In one window of Pseudomonas benzenivorans DNA:
- a CDS encoding SCO family protein, whose translation MNTRRDLLLGMGALGVAALGLHTAGRTRTGDRRLPNTLLQTHTGQTVRFYDDLVRDKVVAINMMYVACTGICPTATANLRQVYRLLGERVGRDVFLYSLSLQPELDSPEVLRDYAAQQGIGPGWLLLTGAPEELEQLRYSLGFYDPDPLLDADKNNHTGMLRIGNDRYRRWTMAAALASPRQILGTIEHVEA comes from the coding sequence AGACTTATTGCTGGGCATGGGCGCCCTGGGTGTCGCCGCGCTCGGCCTGCACACCGCAGGCCGCACCAGGACCGGCGACCGGCGCCTGCCCAATACCCTGCTGCAGACCCACACGGGCCAGACGGTGCGTTTCTACGACGACCTGGTGCGCGACAAGGTAGTCGCCATCAACATGATGTACGTCGCCTGCACCGGTATCTGCCCCACCGCCACGGCCAACCTGCGCCAGGTGTACAGGCTGCTGGGCGAGCGGGTCGGGCGCGACGTGTTTCTCTACTCGCTGAGCCTGCAGCCGGAACTGGACAGTCCGGAGGTGCTCAGGGACTACGCCGCGCAGCAAGGCATAGGCCCCGGCTGGCTGTTGCTCACCGGCGCCCCCGAGGAGCTCGAGCAGCTACGCTACAGCCTCGGCTTCTACGACCCCGACCCGCTGCTCGACGCCGACAAGAACAACCACACCGGCATGCTGCGCATCGGCAACGACCGCTACCGGCGCTGGACCATGGCCGCCGCCCTGGCCAGCCCGCGGCAGATATTGGGCACCATCGAGCATGTCGAGGCCTAG
- a CDS encoding sodium:solute symporter family protein — MDTQTLIYLFVGATFALYIGIALWTRAGSTSEYYVASKGVHPVLNGMATGADWMSAASFISMAGIISFVGLDGSVYLMGWTGGYVLLAMCLAPYLRKFGKFTVPDFIGERYYSQTARLVAVVCVIFISFTYVAGQMRGVGIVFSRYLEVDINTGVIIGMCIVFFYSVLGGMKGITYTQVAQYCVMIFAYMVPAIYISMLITGNPIPQLGFGSEVVGTGQSVLERLNGLGTELGFGTYTDGSKSTIDVFFITMALMVGTAGLPHVIVRFFTTPTVRDARKSAGYALLFIAILYTTAPAVAAFARTNLLTTIPGISYEEAPQWISNWEKSGLIAWLDKNGDGKIQYGPGAPFVGNPSFAEERGEHGQRLVTNAPTEAATELYVDRDIMVLANPEIANLPGWVIALIAAGGLAAALSTAAGLLLVISTSISHDLLKSNIMPNISEKGELLAARIAAGVAVVVAGLFGIYPPAFVAQVVAFAFGLAAASFFPAIVMGIFSKKMNKEGAIAGMVVGLAFTFSYIVYYKFINPSAGPNEWWFGISPEGIGTLGMIFNFVVSIIVAKLTSAPPEHIQHIIEDIRIPRGAGAAIDH; from the coding sequence ATGGATACCCAAACCCTGATCTACCTGTTCGTCGGCGCGACCTTCGCGCTGTACATCGGCATCGCCCTGTGGACCCGTGCCGGCTCCACCAGCGAGTACTACGTCGCCAGCAAGGGCGTGCACCCGGTGCTCAACGGCATGGCCACCGGCGCCGACTGGATGAGCGCGGCCTCGTTCATCTCCATGGCCGGGATCATCTCCTTCGTCGGTCTCGACGGCAGCGTCTACCTGATGGGCTGGACCGGCGGCTATGTGCTCCTGGCCATGTGCCTGGCGCCCTACCTGCGCAAGTTCGGCAAGTTCACCGTGCCGGACTTCATCGGCGAGCGCTACTACTCGCAGACCGCGCGCCTGGTGGCGGTGGTGTGCGTGATCTTCATCTCCTTCACCTACGTGGCCGGGCAGATGCGCGGCGTCGGCATCGTCTTCTCCCGCTACCTGGAAGTGGACATCAACACCGGCGTGATCATCGGCATGTGCATCGTGTTCTTCTATTCCGTGCTCGGCGGCATGAAGGGCATCACCTACACCCAGGTGGCGCAGTACTGCGTGATGATCTTCGCCTACATGGTGCCGGCGATTTACATCTCCATGCTGATCACCGGCAACCCCATCCCGCAGCTGGGCTTCGGCAGCGAGGTGGTGGGCACCGGCCAGTCCGTGCTCGAGCGCCTCAACGGCCTGGGCACCGAGCTGGGCTTCGGCACCTACACCGACGGCAGCAAGTCGACCATCGACGTGTTCTTCATCACCATGGCGCTGATGGTCGGCACCGCCGGCCTGCCCCACGTGATCGTGCGCTTCTTCACCACTCCGACCGTGCGCGATGCGCGCAAGTCGGCCGGTTATGCGCTGCTGTTCATCGCCATCCTCTACACCACCGCCCCGGCCGTGGCCGCGTTCGCCCGCACCAACCTGCTGACCACCATTCCGGGGATCAGCTACGAAGAGGCGCCGCAGTGGATCAGCAACTGGGAGAAATCCGGTCTGATCGCCTGGCTGGACAAGAACGGCGACGGCAAGATCCAGTACGGCCCGGGCGCACCCTTCGTCGGCAACCCGAGCTTCGCCGAGGAGCGTGGCGAGCATGGCCAGCGTCTGGTGACCAACGCCCCGACCGAGGCGGCCACCGAGCTGTACGTGGACCGCGACATCATGGTCCTGGCCAACCCGGAAATCGCCAACCTGCCGGGCTGGGTGATCGCCCTGATCGCCGCCGGTGGCCTGGCCGCCGCGCTGTCCACCGCCGCCGGCCTGCTGCTGGTGATCTCCACCTCGATTTCCCACGACCTGCTCAAGAGCAACATCATGCCGAACATCAGCGAGAAGGGTGAGCTGCTCGCCGCCCGTATCGCCGCCGGTGTGGCGGTGGTGGTGGCCGGCCTGTTCGGCATCTACCCGCCGGCCTTCGTGGCGCAGGTGGTGGCGTTCGCCTTCGGCCTGGCGGCGGCCTCGTTCTTCCCGGCCATCGTCATGGGCATCTTCTCCAAGAAGATGAACAAGGAAGGGGCGATCGCCGGCATGGTGGTGGGCCTGGCCTTCACCTTCAGCTACATCGTCTACTACAAGTTCATCAACCCGAGCGCGGGCCCGAACGAGTGGTGGTTCGGCATCTCCCCCGAGGGCATCGGTACCCTGGGCATGATCTTCAACTTCGTGGTGTCGATCATCGTGGCCAAGCTGACCTCGGCGCCGCCGGAGCACATCCAGCACATCATCGAGGACATCCGCATCCCCCGTGGTGCCGGTGCCGCGATCGACCACTAA
- a CDS encoding DUF4212 domain-containing protein has product MSASKQEAATAYWKDNLRLMLILLAIWFTVSFGCGILFVEQLNQIQFFGFPLGFWFAQQGSIYVFVAMIFFYVWKMNQYDRKHDVHED; this is encoded by the coding sequence ATGTCCGCTAGCAAGCAAGAGGCCGCGACGGCCTACTGGAAGGACAACCTGCGGTTGATGCTGATACTGCTGGCCATCTGGTTCACGGTGTCGTTCGGCTGCGGGATCCTGTTCGTCGAGCAGCTCAACCAGATCCAGTTCTTCGGCTTTCCCCTGGGCTTCTGGTTCGCCCAGCAGGGTTCCATCTACGTGTTCGTGGCGATGATCTTCTTCTACGTGTGGAAGATGAATCAGTACGACCGCAAACACGACGTCCACGAAGACTGA
- a CDS encoding glutathione S-transferase family protein, giving the protein MSSPSMTLLYSPASPFVRKALVLLHETGQLDRVALQEVQLSPTAPSAAVNAQNPAGKIPALRLADGNVLVDSRVILEYLDQQHVGEPLIPPGGSARWRRLSLAALADAILDAAVLMRYETFLRPADKRWPEWLDGQRAKIEQSLQHFENEAIAELSSRFDIAAIGLACAIGYLDLRQPELGWRQRCPQLAAWYAEVSRRPSLQATQPK; this is encoded by the coding sequence ATGTCCAGCCCCAGCATGACCCTGCTCTACTCACCCGCCTCGCCCTTCGTGCGCAAGGCCCTGGTGCTGCTGCACGAGACCGGCCAGCTCGACCGGGTCGCCCTGCAGGAGGTGCAACTGAGCCCGACCGCCCCCAGCGCGGCGGTCAACGCGCAGAACCCGGCCGGCAAGATCCCCGCCCTGCGCCTGGCCGACGGCAACGTGCTGGTCGACAGCCGGGTGATCCTCGAATACCTCGACCAGCAGCATGTCGGCGAGCCGCTGATCCCCCCCGGCGGCAGCGCCCGCTGGCGCCGCCTGAGCCTGGCCGCGCTGGCCGATGCCATCCTCGACGCCGCGGTGCTGATGCGCTACGAGACCTTCCTGCGCCCGGCGGACAAGCGCTGGCCCGAGTGGCTGGACGGTCAGCGGGCGAAGATCGAGCAGAGCCTGCAGCACTTCGAGAACGAGGCGATCGCCGAGTTGAGCAGCCGCTTCGACATCGCCGCCATCGGCCTGGCCTGCGCCATCGGCTACCTGGACCTGCGCCAGCCCGAACTGGGCTGGCGCCAGCGCTGCCCGCAGCTGGCGGCCTGGTATGCCGAGGTCAGCCGGCGGCCGTCGTTGCAGGCGACTCAGCCGAAGTAG
- the creD gene encoding cell envelope integrity protein CreD, whose amino-acid sequence MNRPLAFKLGAIALLILLLLIPLSMIGGLVSERQLQRDAVLQDIARSSSYRQQLTGPILVLPYTKVLHEWKTQAKTGERYLEERQVRGRLYFLPERFELNGQVVTELRARGIYQARLYHSDNQVSGLFKLPARLGLGDDLGLYQFERPFLAVGISDIRGIGNALQLRLNGASLDFQPGSGDERLGAGVHVPLPALDSQGGQRLEFAFDLKLQGTEQLSVVPVGRDSRVRLQADWPHPSFVGEYLPNQREVSDQGFTAQWQTSFFATNLEQSLQACVRKDNCQELFGRRFGVSFVDPVDQYLKSDRAIKYALLFISLTFAVFFLFEVLKRLAVHPLQYALVGLSLALFYLLLLSLSEHLGFALAYGLSASACVALNAFYVSHVLHGRLRGGAFGLLLAALYGLLYGLLSAEDYALLMGSLLVFGVLGCVMVLTRNLDWYGVGKSGASAPASTL is encoded by the coding sequence ATGAACCGACCCCTGGCCTTCAAGCTGGGCGCCATCGCCCTGTTGATCCTGCTGTTGCTGATCCCCCTGTCGATGATCGGCGGCCTGGTCTCCGAGCGTCAGCTGCAGCGCGATGCCGTCTTGCAGGACATCGCCCGCAGTTCCAGTTATCGCCAGCAACTCACCGGGCCGATCCTGGTGCTGCCCTACACCAAGGTGCTGCACGAGTGGAAAACCCAGGCCAAGACCGGCGAGCGCTATCTGGAGGAGCGTCAGGTACGCGGGCGCCTATACTTCCTGCCGGAGCGCTTCGAGCTCAATGGCCAGGTGGTTACCGAACTGCGTGCGCGCGGCATCTACCAGGCGCGCCTGTACCACAGCGACAACCAGGTCAGCGGCCTGTTCAAGCTGCCGGCGCGCCTGGGGCTGGGCGATGACCTGGGCCTGTACCAGTTCGAGAGGCCGTTCCTGGCGGTGGGCATCAGCGATATCCGCGGCATCGGCAACGCCCTGCAGTTGCGCCTGAACGGCGCCAGCCTGGATTTCCAGCCGGGCAGCGGCGACGAGCGCCTCGGCGCCGGGGTGCATGTGCCGTTGCCGGCACTGGACAGCCAGGGCGGGCAGCGCCTGGAGTTCGCCTTCGACCTCAAGCTGCAGGGCACCGAGCAGCTCAGCGTGGTGCCGGTCGGGCGCGACAGCCGGGTCAGGCTGCAGGCCGACTGGCCACACCCGAGCTTCGTCGGCGAGTACCTGCCGAACCAGCGCGAGGTGAGCGACCAGGGTTTCACGGCGCAGTGGCAGACCAGCTTCTTCGCCACCAACCTGGAGCAGAGCCTGCAGGCCTGCGTGCGCAAGGACAATTGCCAGGAACTGTTCGGCCGGCGCTTCGGGGTCAGCTTCGTCGACCCGGTGGACCAGTACCTGAAGAGCGACCGGGCGATCAAGTACGCCCTGCTGTTCATCAGCCTGACCTTCGCCGTGTTCTTCCTCTTCGAGGTGCTCAAGCGCCTGGCCGTGCACCCGCTGCAGTACGCCCTGGTCGGCCTGTCCCTGGCGCTGTTCTACCTGCTGTTGCTGTCGCTGTCCGAGCACCTGGGCTTCGCCCTGGCCTATGGCCTCTCGGCCTCGGCCTGCGTGGCGCTGAACGCCTTCTATGTCAGCCACGTGCTGCACGGCCGGTTGCGCGGCGGCGCCTTCGGCCTGCTCCTGGCCGCCTTGTACGGGCTGCTCTACGGCCTGCTCAGCGCCGAGGACTACGCCCTGCTGATGGGCTCGCTGCTGGTGTTCGGGGTACTCGGTTGCGTCATGGTGCTGACCCGCAACCTGGACTGGTATGGCGTCGGCAAGAGCGGCGCCAGCGCGCCGGCCAGCACCCTTTGA
- a CDS encoding CBS domain-containing protein, giving the protein MKTVAEILRSKLHAAVYSVSPETSVLDAIKLMAEKGIGALVVLQNGRLAGIVSERDYARKVALLERSAFSAQVSEIMTAEVVTVGPSQSAQECMQLMTDRHLRHLPVMAEGELIGLLSIGDLVKETIAEQARLIQQLEQYIRGE; this is encoded by the coding sequence ATGAAGACAGTCGCCGAGATTCTCCGCAGCAAGCTGCACGCCGCGGTCTATAGCGTAAGCCCCGAGACGTCGGTGCTCGATGCCATCAAGCTGATGGCCGAGAAGGGCATCGGCGCCCTGGTGGTGTTACAGAACGGGCGCCTGGCGGGTATCGTCAGCGAGCGCGATTACGCCCGCAAGGTGGCCCTGCTGGAGCGTTCGGCCTTCTCCGCCCAGGTCAGCGAGATCATGACCGCCGAGGTGGTCACCGTCGGTCCCAGCCAGTCGGCCCAGGAGTGCATGCAGTTGATGACCGACCGCCACCTGCGCCACCTGCCGGTGATGGCCGAGGGCGAGTTGATCGGTCTGCTGTCGATCGGTGACCTGGTCAAGGAGACCATCGCCGAACAGGCCCGCCTGATCCAGCAGTTGGAGCAGTACATCCGCGGCGAGTAG
- the mgtE gene encoding magnesium transporter, with protein sequence MTSTDPEARHVKDAASRSDSEQIIQALDAGKNKRVRKLLGRMHPAKVAAMLELLEVEQRLALWQQIDPAREGRVLPHLSIKLRRQLAGESADAPQANQDSTLDSGKSEINHLEAIRDALGLKKLKRVGKILHRMHPAKVAGLLEALPPEERRSVWSMVETERAGKVLIYLHDEIRVALALELDLDDLIASAAHLELDDRVDLIQTLPGELGTKLLRASSASQRSQLESMLAYPEDSAGGLMNADVIQIRADVKVSTVLRYLRLLETLPPQTDLLMVVDRKGHYRGGLRLSALVTADLDRPVAELLDSAIVGIAASASGSEVDQRFKELDLLSAPVVDEDNRVIGRITLDDVADLMREDSERTLMQMAGLDDEADIFAPVLVSSRRRAVWLGINLITAFSAAWVIGLFQATLEQLVALAVLMPIVASMGGIAGSQTLTLVIRGLALGQVQKGNLRILLNRELGISVLNGVLWAAVIALLAVLWFGNWGLGAVLGSAILINLLCAALAGWGLPLLLERMGIDPALAGSVILTTVTDIVGFFAFLGLASVLLL encoded by the coding sequence ATGACGAGCACCGACCCCGAGGCGCGCCACGTTAAAGACGCAGCGAGCCGCAGCGACAGCGAACAGATCATCCAGGCCCTCGACGCCGGGAAGAACAAGCGCGTGCGCAAGCTGCTGGGGCGCATGCATCCGGCCAAGGTCGCCGCCATGCTCGAACTGCTCGAGGTCGAGCAGCGCCTGGCGCTGTGGCAGCAGATCGACCCGGCGCGCGAGGGACGCGTCCTGCCGCACCTGAGCATCAAGTTGCGCCGGCAGCTGGCCGGGGAGTCGGCCGATGCGCCGCAGGCCAACCAGGACTCGACGCTGGACAGCGGCAAGAGCGAGATCAACCATCTGGAGGCCATCCGCGACGCCCTGGGCCTGAAGAAGCTCAAGCGGGTCGGCAAGATTCTCCATCGCATGCACCCGGCCAAGGTCGCCGGCCTGCTCGAGGCGCTGCCGCCGGAGGAGCGCCGCAGCGTCTGGAGCATGGTCGAGACCGAACGGGCCGGCAAGGTGCTGATCTACCTGCACGACGAGATCCGCGTCGCCCTGGCCCTGGAACTCGACCTCGACGACCTGATCGCCTCGGCCGCCCATCTGGAACTCGACGACCGGGTCGACCTGATCCAGACCCTGCCCGGCGAGCTGGGCACCAAGCTGTTGCGCGCCAGCAGCGCCAGCCAGCGCAGCCAGCTGGAGTCGATGCTGGCCTATCCCGAAGACTCGGCCGGCGGCCTGATGAACGCCGACGTGATCCAGATCCGCGCCGACGTCAAGGTCAGCACCGTGCTGCGCTACCTGCGCCTGCTGGAGACGCTGCCGCCGCAGACCGACCTGCTGATGGTGGTCGACCGCAAGGGTCACTACCGGGGCGGGCTGCGCCTGAGCGCGCTGGTCACCGCCGACCTCGACCGCCCCGTCGCCGAGCTGCTCGACAGCGCCATCGTCGGCATCGCCGCCAGCGCCAGCGGCAGCGAGGTCGACCAGCGGTTCAAGGAGCTCGACCTGCTGTCCGCGCCGGTGGTGGACGAGGATAACCGGGTGATCGGCCGCATCACCCTGGACGACGTGGCCGACCTGATGCGCGAAGACTCCGAGCGCACCCTGATGCAGATGGCCGGTCTCGACGACGAGGCGGACATCTTCGCCCCGGTGCTGGTCAGCTCGCGCCGCCGCGCGGTGTGGCTGGGCATTAACCTGATCACCGCCTTCAGCGCCGCCTGGGTGATCGGCCTGTTCCAGGCCACCCTCGAGCAGCTGGTGGCGCTGGCCGTGCTCATGCCCATAGTGGCGAGCATGGGCGGCATCGCCGGCAGCCAGACCCTGACCCTGGTGATCCGCGGCCTGGCCCTGGGCCAGGTGCAGAAAGGCAACCTGCGCATCCTGCTCAACCGCGAGCTGGGCATCTCGGTGCTCAATGGCGTGCTCTGGGCGGCGGTCATCGCCCTGCTGGCCGTGCTCTGGTTCGGCAACTGGGGGCTGGGGGCGGTCCTGGGCAGCGCCATCCTGATCAACCTGCTGTGCGCGGCGCTGGCCGGCTGGGGCCTGCCCCTGCTGCTCGAGCGCATGGGCATCGACCCGGCACTGGCCGGCAGCGTGATTCTCACCACGGTCACCGACATAGTCGGCTTCTTCGCCTTCCTCGGCCTGGCCAGCGTATTGCTGCTGTAG
- the creC gene encoding two-component system sensor histidine kinase CreC — protein MPLGVRIFLVYFLFVGLAGWFVLSTVMDEIRPGVRQSTEETLVDTANLLAEILREEVKAGRLAHSRLPELLQAYGQRRPGAQIWGVEKSRVNHRIYVTDAAGIVLLDSSGAAVGQDYSRWNDVFLTLKGQYGARSSREDPHDPDSSVMYVAAPIKDGERIIGVVSVAKPNRTLQPYIERSQQRLGWLGAGLIGLGLLIGALLSWWLSASLRRLTRYAQAVSAGQRAELPSLHGGELAQLAEAVERMRTELEGKAYVERYVHTLTHELKSPLAAIRGATELLDGDMAAEQRRRFVGNIDQEAGRMQQLIERLLHLAQVEQRQGLEERVRVPLQELFAALLQAQQARIQRGALRIDNRLPAELAVRGERFLLRQALANLLDNALDFTPAGGLIACSAEACGERVELRLFNQAEAIPDYALARLSERFYSLPRPGGGRKSSGLGLNFVEEVAQLHGGALRIGNVAGGVEVVLSLPRA, from the coding sequence ATGCCCCTGGGCGTACGCATCTTCCTGGTCTACTTCCTGTTCGTCGGCCTGGCCGGCTGGTTCGTGTTGAGCACGGTGATGGACGAGATACGTCCCGGGGTGCGCCAGTCCACCGAGGAGACCCTGGTCGACACCGCCAACCTGCTGGCGGAGATCCTGCGCGAGGAGGTCAAGGCCGGCCGCCTGGCCCACAGTCGCCTGCCCGAGCTGCTCCAGGCCTATGGCCAGCGCCGGCCCGGGGCGCAGATCTGGGGCGTGGAGAAGAGCCGGGTCAACCACCGCATCTATGTCACCGACGCCGCCGGCATCGTCCTGCTCGATTCCAGCGGAGCCGCGGTGGGGCAGGACTACTCGCGCTGGAACGACGTGTTCCTCACCCTCAAGGGCCAGTACGGCGCCCGCTCCAGCCGCGAGGACCCGCATGACCCGGACTCCTCGGTGATGTATGTGGCGGCGCCGATCAAGGACGGCGAACGGATCATCGGCGTGGTCTCGGTGGCCAAGCCCAATCGCACCCTGCAGCCCTATATCGAGCGTTCCCAGCAGCGCCTGGGCTGGCTCGGCGCCGGACTGATCGGCCTCGGCCTGCTGATCGGCGCGCTGCTGTCCTGGTGGCTGAGCGCCTCGCTGCGCCGGCTGACCCGCTATGCCCAGGCCGTCAGCGCCGGGCAGCGCGCCGAGTTGCCCAGCCTGCACGGCGGCGAGCTGGCGCAACTGGCCGAGGCGGTCGAGCGCATGCGCACCGAGTTGGAGGGCAAGGCCTACGTCGAGCGCTATGTACACACCCTGACCCACGAGCTGAAGAGCCCCCTGGCGGCCATCCGCGGTGCCACCGAGCTGCTGGACGGGGACATGGCGGCCGAGCAGCGCCGGCGCTTCGTCGGCAATATCGACCAGGAGGCCGGGCGCATGCAGCAGCTGATCGAACGCCTGCTGCACCTGGCCCAGGTGGAGCAGCGCCAGGGGCTGGAGGAGCGGGTCCGGGTGCCGCTGCAGGAGCTGTTCGCCGCGCTGCTGCAGGCCCAGCAGGCCCGCATCCAGCGCGGCGCACTGCGCATCGACAACCGCCTCCCCGCCGAGCTGGCGGTGCGCGGCGAGCGCTTCCTGCTGCGCCAGGCCCTGGCCAACCTGCTGGACAACGCCCTGGACTTCACCCCGGCCGGCGGGCTGATCGCCTGCAGCGCCGAAGCCTGCGGCGAGCGGGTCGAGCTGCGCCTGTTCAACCAGGCCGAGGCCATTCCCGACTACGCCCTGGCGCGGCTGAGCGAGCGCTTCTACTCCCTGCCGCGCCCCGGTGGCGGGCGCAAGAGCAGCGGCCTGGGGCTGAATTTCGTCGAGGAGGTGGCGCAGCTGCACGGCGGCGCGCTGCGCATCGGCAATGTCGCAGGCGGGGTCGAGGTCGTCTTGAGTCTGCCCCGCGCCTGA
- the creB gene encoding two-component system response regulator CreB — MPHILIVEDEAAIADTLVYALQAEGFATTWLSLAGEALERLASEPFDLLILDVGLPDISGFEACRRLRRFSEVPVIFLTARDAEIDRVVGLEIGADDYVVKPFSPREVAARVRAILKRVGPRSVGPHSVGPGSAEPRPAGPAALAEGAFRVDTQRFQIHYLGQALTLTRHEFRLLQALLAQPERVFSREQLLDALGVARDVGYERSIDSHIKSLRAKLRRVAADREPIQTHRGLGYSCSPER, encoded by the coding sequence ATGCCGCACATTCTGATAGTCGAAGACGAAGCCGCGATTGCCGACACCCTGGTCTACGCCCTGCAGGCCGAGGGCTTCGCCACCACCTGGCTGAGCCTGGCGGGCGAGGCGCTGGAGCGTTTGGCAAGCGAGCCCTTCGACCTGCTGATTCTCGATGTCGGCCTGCCGGACATCAGCGGCTTCGAGGCCTGCCGGCGCCTGCGGCGCTTCTCCGAGGTGCCGGTGATCTTCCTCACCGCCCGGGATGCCGAGATCGACCGGGTGGTGGGCCTGGAAATCGGCGCCGACGACTATGTGGTCAAGCCCTTCAGCCCGCGGGAAGTGGCCGCGCGGGTCAGGGCCATCCTCAAGCGGGTCGGGCCGCGATCGGTTGGGCCGCATTCGGTCGGGCCGGGTTCGGCCGAGCCGCGCCCGGCCGGGCCCGCGGCGCTCGCAGAGGGGGCCTTTCGGGTCGATACCCAGCGCTTTCAGATCCACTACCTGGGCCAGGCGCTGACCCTGACCCGCCACGAGTTCCGCCTGCTGCAAGCCCTGCTGGCACAGCCCGAGCGGGTGTTTTCCCGCGAGCAGCTGCTCGACGCCCTGGGCGTGGCCCGCGATGTCGGCTACGAGCGCAGCATCGACAGCCATATCAAGAGCCTGCGCGCCAAGCTGCGCCGGGTCGCCGCCGACCGCGAGCCGATCCAGACCCACCGCGGTCTGGGCTACAGCTGCAGTCCGGAGCGCTGA